The genomic region CGCGGGGTCGCCGTCGTGCTCTGCGTGCGCGGCCTGCCGCCGGCCCGCAAGACCGGGCTCGCGGCGAGCTACGTGTCCTCGGTGCCGCCGGCGGCGATCGTCGGCCTGTGGCTGGTCCTGGCCGCGGCGCTGTGCGCCGTCGCCGCCCTCGCCGACCTGCCGTGGTGGCGCGGCCTGCTCTGCGCGGCGGTCGCCCTGGCCGCGGTCGCCTGGCTGGCCCGGCGCGCCGTACGCCGCTTCGGCGGCGTCGCCGGCGACGTCATGGGCGCCGCGATCGAGGTCGCGCTCGCCCTGATGCTGCTCGCCGCGACCTGACCGTTCCGCTGACCCGGCAGAAATGGTCGCGCCAGACCCGCCGACCCGGCAGAAATGGTCGCTCGGGTGCGACCAGAACTGCCGGGTCGGCGTACTCCGCGCGACCAGAACTGCCGGGTCGGCGTACGGGTCAGTCGGTCTGGGGGCCGGGCCAGTTCTTGTCCGGCACCGGGCGGGGGCGGCCGGGCTGGTCGCCGCCGCGCTCGTCGAGGTAGGCACGGGTCGGCACCATCACCTTGCGGCGGAAGATGCACACGACAGTGCCGTCCTGCTTGTAGCCGATGGTCTCGACGGTGACCACGCCACGGTCGTCGCGGCTCTTGGACGGCACCTTCTCCAGGACCGTGGTCTCGCCGTAGATCGTGTCCCCGTGGAAGGTCGGCGCGACGTGGCGCAGCGACTCGACCTCGAGGTTCGCGATCGCCTTGCCGGAGACGTCGGCGACGCTCATGCCGAGCAGGATCGAGTAGATGTAGTTGCCGACCACGACGTTCTTCTTGAACTGGGTCGTCTCCACTGCATAGTTCTCGTCGATGTGCAGCGGGTGGTGGTTCATCGTGAGCAGGCTGAACAGGTGGTCGTCGTACTCGGTGACCGTCTTGCCCGGCCAGTGCTTGTACGTCGCGCCGACCTCGAACTCCTCGTAGCTGCGACCGAACTGCACGGGTGCTCCTCAACCTCGACGGACCGGCTCCGGGGCCGGCGGGTGGGCCTCATCTTGGCCGAACGCGAACCGCACGCGGGAGAGGCTCCCGCGTGCGGTTCGTCACGCTCGTGACCGGCGTCCGGGGGCGCCGACCCGGGACGCTCAGGACCCGCCCCCACCCGCCTTGCGGCGGTGCATCCGCGGCCCGCCGCCGACGACCTCCGAGCCGTGCGCCTTCTCGCGCACCGGACCCGCCTGGGGCACGCCCCGGTCGTTCGCCTGCTTGCGCTCGAGGGCCTCCCGCATCCGGGACTTGAGGTCCTCCGCGCTGTCGTCTTCTCGCGGTTCGGTCATGGGGTCCTCCGAGGTCGTGACGGGTAGGGGCCCTCCCACCCTTCCAGGCGCGGGCGGAGCCGTCGACCGGGTAACCGACCCGCGGACCCCGGCCGGGTCAGCGCAGGGCCAGGGCCCGGTCGAGGGGGTCGGCCAGCGACGCGGCGTACTCCAGGGTCAGGTGGCCGTAGTCGCGGCGGGTGATGAAGTCGCCGACCACGACCGGGCACTCGCCGTAGGCACAGAACCACTGCCGGGTCTCGACGTGCTCGGCCCCGGCCCGCTCCGCCGCCCGCTTGGCCGCGTCCCGCATCCGCATCGACCGGCCGTTCGGCTTCGCCAG from Nocardioides pantholopis harbors:
- a CDS encoding MaoC family dehydratase; this translates as MQFGRSYEEFEVGATYKHWPGKTVTEYDDHLFSLLTMNHHPLHIDENYAVETTQFKKNVVVGNYIYSILLGMSVADVSGKAIANLEVESLRHVAPTFHGDTIYGETTVLEKVPSKSRDDRGVVTVETIGYKQDGTVVCIFRRKVMVPTRAYLDERGGDQPGRPRPVPDKNWPGPQTD
- a CDS encoding DUF5302 domain-containing protein, which gives rise to MTEPREDDSAEDLKSRMREALERKQANDRGVPQAGPVREKAHGSEVVGGGPRMHRRKAGGGGS